One Endozoicomonas gorgoniicola DNA window includes the following coding sequences:
- a CDS encoding GNAT family N-acetyltransferase produces MRELIFKLSLSDERLQDYKCTEDSKDFTLIDSPGAFLLNAMVLFRHFGLKESIKTFLKSFAGNRVFYYLSVEGSVAACGTLAIGFCRFYSVKDGDVVIGSVWTEEKLRGRNLATRSIRHAIHAMYLKGYETFYIDTQVTNKPMLRAIEKLGFGEAIDAYES; encoded by the coding sequence ATGCGGGAACTGATCTTTAAGCTGTCACTGTCAGATGAGCGGTTGCAGGATTATAAATGCACGGAAGACAGTAAGGATTTTACTTTGATTGACTCACCAGGTGCTTTTTTATTGAATGCCATGGTTCTTTTCAGGCACTTCGGGCTTAAAGAATCCATTAAAACATTCCTTAAGTCTTTTGCGGGCAACAGGGTCTTTTATTACCTTTCTGTTGAAGGCTCTGTTGCAGCCTGTGGCACGTTGGCTATTGGATTCTGTCGGTTCTACTCCGTGAAGGATGGCGATGTTGTTATTGGCTCGGTGTGGACTGAAGAAAAACTACGAGGCAGAAATCTGGCGACACGGTCAATACGCCATGCTATTCATGCTATGTACCTAAAAGGTTATGAGACGTTTTATATTGATACTCAAGTCACCAATAAGCCCATGCTGCGAGCGATAGAAAAACTGGGATTTGGTGAAGCTATCGACGCCTATGAGTCCTGA
- a CDS encoding HlyC/CorC family transporter: MSEASLSVLVGVLIVLLLFSAFFSSSETGMMAINRYRLRHLVRKGHRAAKRTYHLLERPDRLIGVILIGNNFVNILASALATVIATRIWGDSGIAIATFGLTLLVLIFGEVTPKSLAVMFPERVAFPASIVLAPLLKVLYPVVVALNWICGMLLRPFGIKTGESSQDQLNAEELRTLVNDPGMLLPQKRRGMLLGILDLEKVRVDDIMVPRNEVVGIDLDDDIKDIIDQLHDTQHTRLPVFRGDVNNIVGMLHMRKVARLLSQEEVNKATLMQETIEPYYVPESTPLHTQLFNFQQTKERVALVVDEYGDILGLVTLEDILEEIVGDFTTDVSDSSQDITPQDDGTYIIDGSASLRDINRALGWALPTEEARTLNGLITEEMETIPDSSVCLKVGNYKLEIMLVKDNRVKSVKVWQ; the protein is encoded by the coding sequence TGCGTAAAGGACATCGCGCAGCCAAGCGAACTTACCACCTGCTTGAACGTCCGGATCGTCTGATCGGGGTGATTCTGATCGGCAATAACTTCGTTAATATTCTTGCCTCAGCGCTGGCAACCGTGATTGCAACGCGCATCTGGGGAGATAGCGGTATTGCCATTGCCACCTTTGGCCTGACGCTGCTGGTTCTGATTTTTGGTGAGGTAACACCGAAGTCCCTTGCAGTCATGTTTCCTGAACGGGTTGCTTTTCCTGCGTCGATTGTTCTGGCTCCGTTGCTGAAGGTGTTGTACCCGGTAGTGGTTGCGCTTAACTGGATTTGCGGCATGCTGCTGAGGCCTTTTGGGATTAAAACTGGTGAAAGCAGTCAGGACCAGCTGAATGCAGAAGAGCTGCGCACCCTGGTCAATGACCCTGGCATGTTGCTGCCACAGAAGCGCCGTGGCATGCTGCTGGGTATTCTGGATCTGGAAAAGGTTCGGGTCGATGATATTATGGTTCCCCGCAATGAAGTGGTGGGTATTGATCTTGATGACGATATCAAAGACATCATTGATCAGTTGCACGACACTCAGCATACACGGCTTCCGGTGTTCCGTGGCGATGTCAACAATATTGTCGGTATGCTTCACATGCGCAAAGTGGCGCGTCTTCTGAGTCAGGAAGAGGTCAATAAGGCAACGCTGATGCAGGAAACCATTGAGCCTTATTATGTGCCGGAAAGTACGCCTCTGCATACTCAGCTGTTTAACTTCCAGCAAACCAAAGAGCGGGTTGCGCTGGTGGTGGATGAATATGGCGATATTCTCGGACTCGTCACACTGGAAGATATTCTGGAAGAGATTGTCGGCGACTTTACCACCGACGTTTCTGACAGCAGTCAGGACATTACTCCTCAGGATGATGGCACTTATATTATCGATGGCTCGGCGTCGCTGCGTGATATCAACCGGGCACTGGGCTGGGCTTTGCCGACGGAAGAAGCCCGTACCCTCAATGGTTTGATTACCGAAGAGATGGAAACGATTCCAGACTCCAGTGTCTGCCTGAAGGTCGGGAACTATAAACTGGAAATCATGCTGGTGAAGGATAACCGGGTGAAGTCCGTGAAGGTCTGGCAATAG